Part of the Paenibacillus aurantius genome, GGATGGCCATACGCTGTATTTATATACCGGCGGGGTGGCCGCCATCCAGCAGCGTAAAGTCGAAGCCTTCAAGCTGGAGACATTTTTCGGGAACCGGATCTTTATCCGCCAGCACAAAACGACCGCCTCCCTTGAGCGGATCCTCACGGACCATGGCTTCGACCGGTCCAAAACGTGGATGATAGGAAATTCGATCCGGACGGATATTATTCCGGCGCTGGAAACCGGCATTCATGCTATCTACATTCCGGCCATGACCGAATGGCAGTATAACATGATGGAAATCAACGTCAAGCCGCAAGGTGCGTTCTATACCGTCCCGGCGCTTACCGACGTGCGGGAAACGATAAAAGGATACGTGGAAGAGAAGCGGAAGACCGGCTGACCGAGGCCGCTTCCGGCAGACGCCGATAACCGGAGGGGAATTATGCCCTTCCGGTTTTTTTTGCATTTTCTTTTACTAGAAAGGAGGTTCTATCGAATCCGGCCGGCTCATAGATTGCTATTAGATAGATTATTAGACGGCAATCGAGGAACGGAGGAATCAAACGATGAAGTGGACCGCCTTTACTTTGGATTTGAGCCGAATCCGCAAGTTCGTTCAGAATATGGGGGTGCTGGGTAAAACGTTTCTTATTCTTTCCACTAGCACCTTTCTCTTATTTGTTCTTCTCGGTCTGGCCGGCTACGGGAATGCGAGATGGAAGAGTTCTCCCGCTTCCTCTATGAAAGGAATAGCCGCTTCGCTGTCCAGCGATTTTTTTATGGATATCATCGGGCTGGAGGTGCCCCATGTACAGGAAGACCGCATTCAATCGACCTTCTCGCAGACCAATATTCTGCGCTTCGTGTTCCGGGTGATGACCGACATTAACCCCCGCGATCCCAAAACGATGCTTGCCCACGAGGTTCCGGGGCTTGCCGGGGAAGCTCCCTACCTGCTTCGCAAAACAAGCGGCACCGATCCGGACGGAGGCCCGCAGGATTATCCGCCTCCCATTCAGAAGGATCCCAATTCGAGCGGGGACGGGGGAGCGGCCAGTACTCAGCCGAGCCCATCGCCCACTCCTCAGCCCAGCCCGACCGCTACCCCGGCTCCTCCCAAGAAATCGACGGACGGCAAGAAGGTGGTCATGATCTATCACTCGCACAACCGCGAGTCGTTCCTTCCGGAGCTCGGGATCAAGGACCCGAACAGCGCCTACGACGCCAAGGTCAACATTACCCAGGTAGGGAAGCGCCTTGCGGACAAGCTCGAGGAACTCGGAGTAGGGGCGGTCAGCTACAACCAGGACTATACGGCTATCGAAAAGGACTTTTCTTTTGCTTATTCCTACAAATATTCGGGAAAAACCGTGAAAGAGGCCTTTGCCGCTAATCCGGATATTAAATTCGTCTTCGATCTCCACCGGGATTCGGAGGACCGCAAAAAGACGACGACGACGATCAACGGCCAGGATTACGCCCAAGTCTTCTTCATCATCGGCCAGAAGAACCCGAACTGGGAAAAGAACGAGCATTTCGCCTCCCAAATTCAGGAGAAGCTCGAGCAGACGATGCCCGGACTGTCCAAAGGCATCTGGGGCAAGACCGCCCGGGACGGCAATGCCGAATACAACCAGTCCCTTTCCCCGAACAGCGTGCTGATCGAAATTGGGGGCCCCTACAACACGCTCGAGGAGTGTTACCGGACGGCCGACGTGATGGCCAAGGTGATCGCGGACCTGTACTGGGACGCCGAGAAAGTAAATGCTCCGGCGGCCGATGCCAAGAGCAAAAGCTAGAGAGGAGAAGAGCATGAAACATTTTACCGCCAAGCTCGTGATCTTCTCGCTGCTGCTGGGCTTCGGAATCTTCTTCGGGGTGGATATGGCGGCCAAGGGGAAGGACCCGGGGCCCGCGGCCGTCCATAGCGGGGTTCGGATTCCCGTGCATACCCCGGCGCCCAAGGAAATTCCGCAGCCGACGGCAACCCCCAAGACGCCTGCCTCCAAACCGGCTCCGGCCTCCCAGGCAACCGCCCCGGCGGCGGGGAAGCAGCCGGCTGCCGTTCCGGCTATGGCCTCCATATCCGGTGACGAAGAAGCCGATAACGATTCGTTCCTCAACCGGCTGAACAATAAGATCGGGGATGCTCTCCGCCGGACGGCCGCTGCCGTATTCGGCTGGTTCGTTTCGGTCTTCAATGTCCTTCTGGAGTAGTCCGCGGCAAGCGCTCATTGATGCCGCCTCCGCTACCTGCTATAATTACTCTTATTGTGAATTGCGGAGGTAAGGAATGACGGACATTCGGGAGAGACAAAGCAAAATCAGAAACTTCTCGATCATCGCCCATATAGATCACGGCAAGTCGACTTTGGCGGACCGGATCCTGGAATTCACGGGGGCGCTGACCTCCCGGGAAATGCAGGAGCAGGTGCTGGATCAGATGGACCTCGAACGCGAGCGCGGGATCACGATCAAACTGCAGGCGGTCAGACTGAAGTACAAAGCCGATGACGGCGAAGAATATATTCTGAACCTGATCGACACCCCGGGACACGTGGACTTCACCTATGAAGTTTCCCGAAGCCTTGCGGCCTGCGAAGGGGCGCTGCTCGTCGTGGATGCGGCCCAAGGGATTGAAGCCCAGACGCTGGCTAACGTTTACCTGGCGCTGGATAATAACCTGGAAATCCTGCCGGTCATCAACAAAATCGACCTGCCGAGCGCCGAGCCGGAGCGCGTCAAGCAGGAGGTCGAAGACGTAATCGGCCTGGATGCCAGCGAGGCCGTGCTGGCCTCCGCGAAGGCGGGCATCGGCATCAAGGACATTTTGGAGCAGGTGTGCAAGAAGGTTCCCGCTCCGACGGGAGATCCGGACAAGCCGTTGAAGGCGCTCATCTTCGACTCCCATTTCGATCCCTACAAGGGCGTTATCGTCTATGTACGGGTAATGGACGGCTCCATCAAATCCGGCACCAAGATTCATTTCATGGCCACGAACAAAACCTTCGAGGTCATTGAGGTGGGGGCGTTTATGCCGCGCATGGGGATCGTTGACGAGCTTAATGTCGGGGATGTCGGCTTTATTGTGGCGGGCATCAAGAACGTAAAGGACACCCGGGTAGGGGATACGGTCACCGACGCCAAGAACATGGCTCCCGAGCCGCTTCCCGGTTACCGGCGGATTAACCCCATGGTTTTCTGCGGGCTGTACCCGATCGAAACCTCGGACTACAACGACCTGCGCGAAGCGCTCGAAAAGCTGGAGCTCAATGACGCATCCCTCCGCTACGAGCCGGAGACCTCTTCGGCCCTAGGCTTTGGCTTCCGCTGCGGATTTCTCGGGCTGCTGCATATGGAAATCATCCAGGAGCGGATCGAGCGGGAATTCAACATTCCGCTCATTACGACGGCACCAAGCGTAATCTTCAAGGTTACGCTGACCAACGGGGAAACGATGGAGATTGACAATCCTTCCAACTACCCGGAGGTCGGCCGCATCGAGTATGTGGAAGAGCCGTATGTAAAGGCCGCCATTATCGTACCGAACGATTATGTGGGAGCCATCATGGAACTCTGCCAAGGCAAACGCGGAGACTTCCTGAACATGGAATATTTGGATTCGAACCGCGTTACCTTGACGTATGACATGCCGCTGTCCGAAATCGTTTATGATTTCTTCGACCAGCTCAAATCGAACACGAAAGGGTACGCCTCCTTCGATTACGAACTGTCCGGCTACAAGCGTTCCAATCTTGTTAAGATGGACATTCTGCTGAACAACGAGCAGGTGGATGCCCTCTCCTTCATCGTTCATCGCGACCGGGCCTACAACCGGGGCCGGATCATTTGCGAGAAGCTTCGCGAGCTGATCCCGCGGCAGATGTTCGAGGTGCCGATCCAGGCCGCCGTCGGCCAGAAGGTCATCGCCCGCGAGACCGTTAAGGCCATGCGCAAAAACGTCCTCGCCAAATGCTACGGCGGAGACATTTCCCGTAAACGGAAGCTTCTCGAGAAGCAGAAGGAAGGGAAGAAGCGCATGAAGCAGGTGGGCAGCGTGGAGGTTCCGCAGGAAGCGTTTATGGCGGTCCTCAAGCTTGATGAATAATCGGCAACACCAATTAAAAGTAAACCAAGCCGGCAGGAATCTTAGCATTCCTGCCTTTTAGCATAGAAAGAAGGTCATTCCATGGGAACCCCATCACCGGAAGCGGTGTACATTCACATCCCGTTCTGCACGAACAAATGCCACTACTGCGATTTCAATTCCTTTGTCCTGAAGGGACAGCCGGTCATGGATTATTTGGACGGCCTTGAACGGGAGATGGAGCGGACTGTCAGGGCCGTCCCTCCCGATACCATCAAGACGATCTTCGTCGGCGGGGGGACACCTACCGTTCTGCTTCCCGATCAAATGGAACATTTTCTCCGTCTGGTCCGGACCTATTTCCCGACTCAGGCGGATGACATAGAGATCACCATGGAAGCCAACCCGGGTACCACGGATGAAGAGAAGCTGTCGGTCATGAGAGCGGGGGGTGTGAACCGCCTGTCGTTCGGCGTCCAGTCCTTCGACAATGCTCTGCTGGAAGCCATCGGACGCATTCATAATACCGATGATGTCTACCGGAGCATCGAGACGGCCCAGAAGGTCGGCTTTACGAACCTGTCCATCGATTTGATGTTCAACCTGCCGAGGCAGACGGTGGACATCCTGAGCCGGACGCTCGACGCGGCGCTCGCTCTGGATCTTAAGCATTACTCGATCTACAGCCTCAAGGTGGAGGAGAACACGCTGTTCCATACGCTGTACGAACGCAACCAGCTGCCGCTGCCGGAGGAGGAGGAAGAGATCGAGATGTTCCTCCTGATCATGGAGCGGCTGAAAGGCGCCGGCTACGGCCAGTATGAGATCAGCAACTTCGCCCGGCCGGGCTATGAAAGCCGGCACAACATCACCTACTGGAAAAACCGCAGCTACTACGGGCTCGGGGCCGGAGCCCACGGCTACTGGAACGGTCTCCGCCATATTAACGTGAAGGGCGTGCAGCCGTACATCGATGCCACCCGGAAGGATCTGCCCCGCCTGGAGGTCAATGAAGTGAGCCGCCAGGAAGCGATGGAGGACTTCATGATGGTCGGCCTTCGGATGCTGGAGGGAGTGAGCGATTCCGATTTCCGCGAGCAATTTGGCGGGCAGAGCATCCGTTCGGTTTTCGGTGAGAGAATCGACAAGCTGGCCGCCGTTGGCCTTCTGACGGAAACGGAGTCAGGGGTCCGGCTGTCCGACCGCGGAATTCTTCTCGGGAATGAAGTTTTCGGGGAGTTTATTGGAATTTTGTCTTGAGCGTTTATTCGTCCTGTTGTATATTTATTCATAAGTCCATTTTTCGCCAAATGGGAAAAGTGGACTTTGTCATATTCGAATGACTATTTCATGATTATATAGGTGGGATCAAGATGATCAACATGACCGTGACATGCAGGAAAGCGGAAGAAGGCGACCTGGAGACCCTGGCAGCGATTATTCAAGGCTATGCGGAGAAAGGGATCATGCTGCCCCGTTCCAAGGAAATGCTCAAATATACATTAGACACTTTTGTGGTGGCGGAAGTGGACGGTAAGATGGTCGGCTGCGGATCGCTCTGCCAGCTGGGCAAGGAGCTCGTGGAAATCCGCTCCCTCGGGATCACGGACGGCTACAAAGGAATGGGCATCGGCCGGAAGCTGGTTACCTTCCTGGAGGGAGAAGCCCGCGAAATGGGCATTCCCAAGGTGATGGCGCTGACCTATGAGGTCGCGTTCTTTGAAAAAATCGGCTACACGGTTGTGCCTAAGGAGATTTTTCCGGAGAAGGTCTGGAAGGACTGCGTCCATTGCAAAAAGCAGGATTGCTGCGACGAAATTGCCGTACTCAAACGGTTGGATTGACTTGACAACCAATGTTTGGGTTTGGTATTTTTGTAGTATCGCTTAGCACTCATTAAAGAAGAGTGCTAACGATCTATAGCAGAGACGACCCAATGGTACACGATGTCAGTTTTCCATTAGGAAGGCTTTCGGGA contains:
- the hemW gene encoding radical SAM family heme chaperone HemW; this translates as MGTPSPEAVYIHIPFCTNKCHYCDFNSFVLKGQPVMDYLDGLEREMERTVRAVPPDTIKTIFVGGGTPTVLLPDQMEHFLRLVRTYFPTQADDIEITMEANPGTTDEEKLSVMRAGGVNRLSFGVQSFDNALLEAIGRIHNTDDVYRSIETAQKVGFTNLSIDLMFNLPRQTVDILSRTLDAALALDLKHYSIYSLKVEENTLFHTLYERNQLPLPEEEEEIEMFLLIMERLKGAGYGQYEISNFARPGYESRHNITYWKNRSYYGLGAGAHGYWNGLRHINVKGVQPYIDATRKDLPRLEVNEVSRQEAMEDFMMVGLRMLEGVSDSDFREQFGGQSIRSVFGERIDKLAAVGLLTETESGVRLSDRGILLGNEVFGEFIGILS
- the lepA gene encoding translation elongation factor 4, encoding MTDIRERQSKIRNFSIIAHIDHGKSTLADRILEFTGALTSREMQEQVLDQMDLERERGITIKLQAVRLKYKADDGEEYILNLIDTPGHVDFTYEVSRSLAACEGALLVVDAAQGIEAQTLANVYLALDNNLEILPVINKIDLPSAEPERVKQEVEDVIGLDASEAVLASAKAGIGIKDILEQVCKKVPAPTGDPDKPLKALIFDSHFDPYKGVIVYVRVMDGSIKSGTKIHFMATNKTFEVIEVGAFMPRMGIVDELNVGDVGFIVAGIKNVKDTRVGDTVTDAKNMAPEPLPGYRRINPMVFCGLYPIETSDYNDLREALEKLELNDASLRYEPETSSALGFGFRCGFLGLLHMEIIQERIEREFNIPLITTAPSVIFKVTLTNGETMEIDNPSNYPEVGRIEYVEEPYVKAAIIVPNDYVGAIMELCQGKRGDFLNMEYLDSNRVTLTYDMPLSEIVYDFFDQLKSNTKGYASFDYELSGYKRSNLVKMDILLNNEQVDALSFIVHRDRAYNRGRIICEKLRELIPRQMFEVPIQAAVGQKVIARETVKAMRKNVLAKCYGGDISRKRKLLEKQKEGKKRMKQVGSVEVPQEAFMAVLKLDE
- a CDS encoding N-acetyltransferase, translating into MTVTCRKAEEGDLETLAAIIQGYAEKGIMLPRSKEMLKYTLDTFVVAEVDGKMVGCGSLCQLGKELVEIRSLGITDGYKGMGIGRKLVTFLEGEAREMGIPKVMALTYEVAFFEKIGYTVVPKEIFPEKVWKDCVHCKKQDCCDEIAVLKRLD
- the spoIIP gene encoding stage II sporulation protein P gives rise to the protein MKWTAFTLDLSRIRKFVQNMGVLGKTFLILSTSTFLLFVLLGLAGYGNARWKSSPASSMKGIAASLSSDFFMDIIGLEVPHVQEDRIQSTFSQTNILRFVFRVMTDINPRDPKTMLAHEVPGLAGEAPYLLRKTSGTDPDGGPQDYPPPIQKDPNSSGDGGAASTQPSPSPTPQPSPTATPAPPKKSTDGKKVVMIYHSHNRESFLPELGIKDPNSAYDAKVNITQVGKRLADKLEELGVGAVSYNQDYTAIEKDFSFAYSYKYSGKTVKEAFAANPDIKFVFDLHRDSEDRKKTTTTINGQDYAQVFFIIGQKNPNWEKNEHFASQIQEKLEQTMPGLSKGIWGKTARDGNAEYNQSLSPNSVLIEIGGPYNTLEECYRTADVMAKVIADLYWDAEKVNAPAADAKSKS
- a CDS encoding HAD family hydrolase encodes the protein MERQLILFDMDDTLIHCNKYFDLVLEQFKDQMTTWFASYRIDPKEFEDKQLEIDTIGVSQFGFTEDHFPQSLVETYEHFAKMTGRSQNEEEKKWLLQIGKSVYEAEVEPYPYMVETLEELQADGHTLYLYTGGVAAIQQRKVEAFKLETFFGNRIFIRQHKTTASLERILTDHGFDRSKTWMIGNSIRTDIIPALETGIHAIYIPAMTEWQYNMMEINVKPQGAFYTVPALTDVRETIKGYVEEKRKTG